The Malus domestica chromosome 10, GDT2T_hap1 nucleotide sequence ACGAATACGGTTGTACAAAGAAACACTTAAATTTAATCAAATGGTCATATGCTTTCGGATTTGGGTGATTTTGGTAGACATGACTTTTGAGGTAAGACCCAAAAAATAGACAACTCGAATAATTGAAATACATTACATAATGACTTATAAAAacatgtgtttgtaccatacttgatcaatcccgaaactactgagcaccggtcaacgttataccgtcaaggacccagaagagtttccctccaaccaggaggtcaatcacaatgcgacacatgttgacatcagaagccaatcacagcgcgacacgtgtcaacatcagaagccaatcacaacacgatacGTGTCAATATCataacaaagctagaaactcttctataaaaggagatcattctccgacaatatttcctaatgtcatttgtactaaatcattcaccagtactcactaaaggagagcttgaacgtatgtacttgtgtaaacccttcataattaatgagaactcctctacttcgtggacgtagccaatctgggtgaaccacgtacatcttgtgtttgctttcatgtccctatccatttacatacttatccacactagtgaccggagcaatctagcgaaggtcacaaacttaacactttttgttgtaccaaagtcctcactgattttgtgcatcaacattttgtgcatcaatctagcgaagtgaaattgatacattaccttgtgatTCTCCactggttaaagataccacccctggatgaaggaagagtacttccagagaaaatgccacatctacctataagacagataaggcaagtgaagacgataccacacttcggtacttagaagtttcgtgattactcagcggcttggatcttacaAGTCCTCAACAGAGGAGCTTCccttactcgggaacttaggggagcactgtttgtaccatacttgaccaatcccgaaactactgagcaccggtcaacgttataccgtcaaggacccagaagagtttccatccaaccaagaggccaatcacaatgcgacacgtgtcgacatcataagccaatcacagcgcgacacgtgtcaacatcaaaagctaatcacaacaaagacacgtgtcaatatcagaacaaagctagaaactcttctataaaaagagatcattctcccacaatatttcctaatgccatttgtactaaatcattcactagtactcactaaaggagagtttgaacctatgtacttgtgtaaacccttcataattaatgaaaactcctctactccgtggacatagccaatctgggtgaaccatgtacatcttgtgtttgccttcctgtccctatccatttacatacttatccacactagtgaccggaacaatctagcgaaggtcacaaacttaacactttctgttgtaccaaagtcttcactgattttgtgcatcaacaacgtgcataaaaaattgtgtaaaaaaagtGGTGGAATGGATCATCCCCCTTCAACTATATGATATCTTATAAGGTAAAACTAAGTGTATCTGGTTACAAAATGAGCTATTTAGACTCGATATAATAAAACTACACTTTGGCCTCGTTTGGCACACCATATAAAGAACCTAATAAGACTAATTGTACGAAGCTAGTTGTTTGGTGCCCTAATCAGATAAATAATCACCAAACTAATAATCTGGCCCCACCTAAATAATACGTTTCACAACCACTAAATAGTCCACTCAAAAGTGTCTGTATAATTAGTCAGCTCCATAAAACCATGGACGGAGCCAATGAAGGATAACTAGGAGCAGATGCCCCCACTCAAGTAATTCGTTTGTTTAGTTGCCGactacaattatataatatacaatACACATATTatctttgaagaaaatatatgtatctaATATCCAACGTACATTTATTCTACTTACACTTcatatcaaatattatatgagcAATAATGCTCTTGTTCTGTCATTCAAACGGAAAAAACCCTCTCTCGCCTATCATGTACTTATATTATTCTCATCACTTTGCCACTTTTCActactatattgaaatttttgtaacattggaATTGTGATACATTATCATTTGAAACCATCCTTAATATCATATTGCGTATAATCATACTATAACAAAATTTTCTTAGTTGTTTTCGGTTGCCcctattagaagaaatttctgGCTCCTTCCCTGCATAAAACGCATGCTATGTTCAATCTTATTATTCTCTGGCCAAAGCTTTTCTTCGTCGTCTTCTTCTCCAACCAAGATTTTCTTCGTTGTCTTCTTCTCCAACCAAGATTTTcttcgccttcttcttcttcttgatgGATTAATTCTAATTTATCTTGACACACCCTAATCCCGATGTCCTCGGGACATCGGGATAGttacgtgctggccgacacccgataggtgacgaaagccatttgaTTTAAGTAGAAACTGAGAAATATACTAAAACAGGCAATAGGGACTAATAACACCAAAGTAAAGTTCAAttgctaaaataataaaattatggtcatacacataagttcagagcataCGTCTATTATAGAGTACAAGCAGAATTTAAGATAGAGAAGTGCTATATTACAATAGATGTCGAAACAGAGAAGATATAACACTAAATCACTGGTAGGGAAATGCCTCATAGCTCAAGTCATAATTCTCGTTCATAGGTCCtaaagggggcgcaaaacaaacgtgagtggaccaatttgatataaatataataaaacagttatcaacatactaacccccaggtttatgaaaacacatatataatgaaaaacataggttttccgaaacctagcatacCGTGCAATGTCttaaatcataacttgtataaaTAATAAACACTAGTGATTTGTTcgataacccccaggccccatgccggctctcCGTCTTTATGCTAATAGCCAGAGCAAACACAACTCCAGGCCATATGTTAACGTTGACCGTTGACTGGTCAAAGTCAACTCTGACCGTTGACCGAGTCAACGCTGACCGTTGACCGAGTCAACAGTCAAAGTCAACGGGTCAAAGAGTCAGATTGGGCTTGGATTTGGGTTGGGTCGATTGGGCcctaagggttttgggtttagatTAAAGGTTAATGGGTTTGGGAAAGGGGCTGAAAACCCAATCTTTAAATGGCCCTAAGGCCTTAAATGAAAGGTTTCTATAcacacgggcctaaggccctaAATAAAATGGCCTAAGGGCCTTAAtttctaaaacaaaaattaaataaaacctaaaaaggTTTTGGGTTGGTCTAACGGGCTACAAGCCCTAAACAAAACGGCCCGAAGGCCTTTTGGgttattaaaacaatttacataaaattaaaaaggaaatgggttagggttttgggcTGAGCTCACCATGGGCCTAAGGCCCGAGTGCCTTAAAATCGGCCTGAAATGCCTGGTGCATCAGAGGAGAACGCCGGAGCTTTCCCAGCTCCGACTGACTGCAAACCAtaaccctagactccgatctaggtaccaAATGATGTACAAGACGAGAGGAACAACTTTATACCTTCCTTTTTCCGTAGAACGGTCGGAGGTGATCGGAGATTCCCTCGACACCCACAGCCTCGCCGGAGCTGGGTGTGCCTTCCCCCGACCCGATTTCGTTCTAAAACCTCGACAACAACGTAATAAAcccaattaaaacacattcccgcATGATTTTGGGATGAAATAGGAAGAACTCGAGGCTTACCTAATCGGAGAAATAAGAAAATCTCGCTGGAGTTCGTTTATGGGTTTCGTCTTTGCAGcacgggaaagagagagagctgaTGAGGGATTGATGATGGTGGTGACTCCTTCGAGCACGAGCATGCCTCTacgtgtgagtgtgtgtgcaatCTAGGtgaaaagagggagagagatgagggttccgagagggagagaagggagagacagaaagaagatgatgaagtcACGGGAGGGGTTGGGGACATAGATAGAATGTGAGGATGGTTGgggtgctgccacgtggcagcttgAGAATGAAAAGGATCTAACTATTTAGATCCTGATTGGGCAATACAATTAGGACTAAAATGATAGATTAATAACATTTTGGGGATAATttcataattatatttttataactGGGGGTGGGTGTAACATATCTGCTGTTTGTGTTTTCTGGGTTTATCCATCACCAAGAACTTGGGTATTTTTATTGCAAATGCCAATTTTAATACAaaacttttgtttgtttgtttgtttgtttgtttttttttttttttttttttgcatattcTTCTGAGCTTTTTACTCTTTTGGGTTGAGGGTTTAATTAAAGTATAAATCTTCATCAGATTTGACattgattttctttttggtaATTACGGGCCGTTGCGGCCACTACACTTTCGACTGCTAGATTTTGGAGTGGATTTCATTGAATCGGGATGCATGTTTCCTGGAAATTTTGGGATTTGGAGCTTGGATTGTAGTGTACTTAAGCAATGAATGGATCATTGCAGATTTGAAAATGCAAAGTAGATATTCGCAGCTTTTCTGGATTTCGTGGAGGAAATGGTTCAATTCATAAGcgaaacatttatttatttattttgccgTTCTGGAGCTTTTAATCCATTTCTTGTAGAGTGGTATGAGAAACTAGGAGGTGGGGTTTACTGGATTGGAAGGTCCATCAATGGGGTTTATTGGTGGGAAAGATATGAATAAAGGAAGACGACAACCTGGGTTTTCCATTTtccttcctttatttttttattattgttggTGCAAtggacaaacaaataataacaaTATTGAAAACCTTTTACAAGCACAGTATTAAATAGTAACTTTTTAGTCTAATCATCAAActcccgactaatttagtcagtattaTCCGATGATAAATTATCTTATCCGACTAAAATAGTTAGTATCATCTAAGCTACCAAAAGAGGCTGTTGAGACATAAACATGTAATTTGGTTATGGAATTAATCATACTCTAGCTCTAGCTAGCAGCTGAACAATACAAGGATACAAGTGTAGTTCTATTAATGATGATTGCTGTTCGATGCTTCTGCTTGCTTTGAGCCTGCCTGTACCCACACACGCTCATTATCGCACGGCATGGAACTGAGTTTAGGACAATCGAATATCTCCAAGTAATTCATCTTTGGAAACAATTCTTGCAGGCTTGGCCAATCCATCTGCAATTCTTCCAAGTACTTCAAGCGTAAAATTTTGACGTTCCATCGGCATTGATTTCCGTAACGCAAATCTGAGAGCCCTCCCTCACTGATTTGGAGCTTCTTTAGGTTATTTAATTCCCATTGCGTCAACCAATCAGGAATCTTAGAACCAGGGAAGTAATGGAGGTTAAGTTTCTCCAAAAGAGCAAGACGTGATCGTGAAACTGGCGGCGTTGTTGAAGGCAATGATTTTGCTGATTTTAATTTTGGGAGGCTGGCTAACTTGTTGGTTAGTCTCCTCTGGAGAGTTGGAGGTTGGCAATAAAGTGTTGACCATGATATGGATAAAGACCGGAGCTTTTCAAAATCTGCCAAAGAAACCAGCTCTCTTTCCACAGCGCTGAACTTTTTGTCTACATGGATACTCAACTTTGTTAGATGTTGCAAGCTTGACAAATCAGCCAGCTTACAGGGCTGGCGTCCACCTCCTGCAGCCCTTGGCTCACCAATCACAAACCCCTTAAGCACTTGGAGCTGTGAGAGCGAAGCAAGTTCTTTCGGCATGTGGCTCATCAAGTAGCACTCGTACATATCTAAGTGTGTCAGGTTCTTGAGTGAGCCTATCCCTTGAGGAATTTTCTCCAAATGAAGACAGCCGTTGAGGTTCAGGATCCTCAGATTGCTGAGTTTGCAGACTGCAGCCGGGAGCTCAGAAATTCCAGTGACTCCTCGAAGACTCAAGTACCGGAGATGTCTCATATTCTTCAACCCTTTTAAGAACCTGCTGTCCTCTACCTGAATCAGATGTTCGGCAGAGCGCTGCCATCTTCCAAGCTGCAACACTTTGACGTTTTTCATCTTCGAGAACCAGTCTGGTCTGAAGTCAAGATTGGGCTCATTGACATTGATCATACTTTGAACTTTCTCCTGTTTAAAATGGCATGGCAATTTGAGTATAGAAGAACCTTCTTCGGTTTTTACCAGGCATGCTCTTCCAGAGCAAGTAAAGTCTTCGGTAGGATTTCGATCCGCATCGAAATTGAAGAACCCATATCTCTTTGCAAGCTCGATCACGGCATAACGAGTAGCAGGGTCCATACTGCAGCTGTCAGCACTTGGTCTGCGCTTTTTGTATTCCGGCTTGATGAGACCTTTTTCTGTAAATTCCTTGAAGAATTCATTTGCCATCTTCTCATCTATAGACTCCTCCTCAC carries:
- the LOC103446656 gene encoding disease resistance RPP13-like protein 4, translated to MSTQVLFTPSFQLPDQPLALLSYLNSGQVTPFQFFNEVIMPIFVYHVKHFPTEIDYENQKSSSTTNSEEDSSSCNLQTILQKIQSNLIYIKNAYGRLKQWEDHVNRAIKDLALQSLNGALKERAETLENSSRSNFLHKQLNETLSITSSLKKFLSHPPHLSSESLKSMVRAEFNLHHSLAEQKDVNLQNMTEESSAFKETEKAYEGLDVKQRSCFLCFSVFPENAIIKKKVLVHWWVGEEESIDEKMANEFFKEFTEKGLIKPEYKKRRPSADSCSMDPATRYAVIELAKRYGFFNFDADRNPTEDFTCSGRACLVKTEEGSSILKLPCHFKQEKVQSMINVNEPNLDFRPDWFSKMKNVKVLQLGRWQRSAEHLIQVEDSRFLKGLKNMRHLRYLSLRGVTGISELPAAVCKLSNLRILNLNGCLHLEKIPQGIGSLKNLTHLDMYECYLMSHMPKELASLSQLQVLKGFVIGEPRAAGGGRQPCKLADLSSLQHLTKLSIHVDKKFSAVERELVSLADFEKLRSLSISWSTLYCQPPTLQRRLTNKLASLPKLKSAKSLPSTTPPVSRSRLALLEKLNLHYFPGSKIPDWLTQWELNNLKKLQISEGGLSDLRYGNQCRWNVKILRLKYLEELQMDWPSLQELFPKMNYLEIFDCPKLSSMPCDNERVWVQAGSKQAEASNSNHH